A stretch of DNA from Candidatus Goldiibacteriota bacterium:
CGGCCTGAATATTTTTTTCCTGCGCCCACAAAGGATACGTGGGTTTTGCAGCCCTTAACACCCTTCTGTTGGCAATCTGCCCGGTAATTAAAAGAGCGCCTTTTTTTGGGGCTATCTCTATTTTTTCCTGCGCCGCCGCTTTCACAACAGGAGTGGGTTTGTCTATTTTAATTGTTTCAGGTTTTAAAGCCGGCTGTGAAGACTTCATTGTGCTTATGCCCGGCCTTGCCGAAGGCAGAAAACTTGTGGAAGGCTTCTGCGAACTTAAAGAGACTTTCTGCGAAGTAGTGGCTATTTGCCTTTGCTGCGACTGGTTAAGCTCCACAGCTTTAATCTGCGCGGGTGATAATTTCGTCTTGCCGATTTCATTGCTTATATCAATTTTTTTCATTGCCGGGTCAAGCTTTGCCATTTTGTCCAGCGCCAATGCCTGCGGTTTGGACATTTCAAGCTTTGGTTTTTCCATCATTGCCTGGGGTTTGGCCAGTTCCACCTTGGGCGCAGACTGTTTAATGGGGATTAACTGCTTAAACATATCCGCCATGCTTTTGGGTTTCTGTATTTCCACCGGCTTCTGCTCGTCCGGAACCGTTTCCATCATTGTTATTTCGGTAAGAGTATAATCGGCCAGTGTCCTTTTCTGCTTTGCCTGAAAAGACAAAAACATTAAAAACGCAAGTATATGTACTGTTATTGAAAAAGCAAAACTTCCCGAAGTTCCCTTTACGTCAAAATCGCCGGCAAACATTTTATATCCCCTCTTTTTTATGCTGGGTAGCAAAGTATATTTTCTTGGGTTTAACCTTTTTTGCGGCTTCCATTACATCCATAACCGTGCCGTTTTCCAGCAGTTCATCCGCTTTTATAATTACCACCTGTTCATCAGACTGCGCAAGTTTCCTTGCCAGAACGGGCTCCATCTGGGCAATGCTGTATACCACGGTTTCATTAACGTTTATCTTGCCGTCTTTATCTATCGTTATCGTCACGTGGTCTTCATTTTTAGATTCATCCGTGGCTGCTTTGGGCAGCGTCACCGAAAGTTTTGACTGCGTCATCATGGGCGCCGTTACCATAAATATGATAACAAGCACAAGGCAGACGTCAACCAGCGGCGTTACGTTTATTTCCGTTATCGGATCTGCGTCTTCACCGACATCAACACTCATGTCTTTCCTCCGGATTTATTAATTTTTATTTATTTTTCTCTTCTTTCATAAGGGTAAGCGTTTTAGCGCCCGCCTTTTTTGATTCGTCAAGTATGGTGACAAGCGTACCGTGCTGCACCACCCTGTCAGTGGTTATCATAACCAGTTTTTTTTCATTTTTTGCAAGCAGCGCCTTTAACTGCGCAACATACTGGTCAGGCTCCACTTTATTATTATTGATAAGTATGGACCTTGCCGTAAGTTTTACCTGTATGGCGTCGCTTTTGGTGCTTTTTCCGACTGACGCAGTCACCTTTGAACTGTTGACAATTATACCGGACTGCACCGTCATAGGAGCGGTTACCATAAAGATGATAACCAGAACAAGCGCGATATCTACAAGCGGGGTAACATTTATATTTGTTATCCCTTCGTCGCTATTTCCTCCGGCCTGCATTGGAGCCCTCCGCGTAGTTCGCAAGTAATACCAGCATTTTTTTAGCCATAGCTTCCATTTCCACAGCTATGTTTTTTACCCTTTTTGTATATATGTTAAACATAACAACGGCCGGAATAGCAACCGCAAGGCCTGCAGCCGTGGCTATAAGGGCTTCGGCTATACCTACCATAACAACTTCTGGCCCTCCGCCGGCTGAAGAAGCAAGGTCTTTAAAAGCTTTTATAATACCAAGAACCGTTCCAAGAAGCCCTATAAACGGGGAAATGTTACCCAGGGTTCCAAGGACGCCAAGGTAGCGTTCCATGTTTATTTTCTGTTCCATATGGGCAACTTCCATAAGTTTTGAAACTTCTTCCCTTGGAAGAAACCTGTTTTCAAGCCCTTCAAGGATAACTTTTGGAACGTTTCCTTTTGTATTTTTGCAGAACTCTTCCGCTTCTTCAAACTTTTTATCAACTATATAACCTTTAATCTTGGCCATAAATTTATCTGAATCAAGTTTGTTTTTCTGAAAATACATGAACCTTTCCACTGTTACGCCCACCACAACTATTGAAAGCACAAGCATAAGTATAATAACCCAGCTGCTTCTTAAAACCTGAAGCGTGTCAATCTGATATCCGCCCGCTTCCCCGCCTTCCGCCGCAAAAACAGCTCCGGCAAAAAACACTGAAAGTACAAAAGTTAAAACCAATGTCCAACTGCGTTTCATTCTACTTCCTCCTTATTTGATATGATATCTTATTTTTTTGCCCCGGGCTCTTTTGCTTTAAAAACTTCCGGGTATGCCTGTTGTATCGTGGGAATCCTGTTTGCGGCAAAATCAACGTATTCTTTTGTTCCTTTACTTATTTTAATCACCTCATAAATCCTTACCGCGTCTTTCCACGCCTGTTTTTCCTCATATTTGCCGGCCAGGTCTATAAGCCCGTTTAACCTGTACACATTGTCAGAAGGCTTAACGTCAATTAACCTGTTATACGTTTCTATCTGCTTTTCAAAATTTTCAGTGGTGCCGTATATGTTTCCCATTGTATAAAGCGCCTGAATTTTTTCTTCATCGGTGCCTGTCTGATAAACCTCTTCAAACGCCTTAAGCGCTTCCACATAACGTTTCTGTTCAAAATATATCTGCGCTATGTACGCCTTTAAACCTTTGGATTTATCATCATCCCCGAATTTTACCATGAAATCATTGTAAATTTTTATGGCGTTATCATGTTTGCCAAGTTCCGTGTAAGCAAGCGCGGAATTATACATTGAATTATTCGCGTACTGGCTGTCGGGATATTTTTCATTTATGCGTTCGTAGTAAAATATCGCTTCGGGGTAGTTTTTAACCTGAAAAGCCGTGGTGGCAAGGTTAAAGGTAACTTCAGCCGCAAGTTCATGTTTGGGATAATTTTTAACAAAAGCCTTATACGCCGCAATCGCGTCTTCAAACCTTTTAAGTTCCTGATAACAGGCGGCCACATAATAGTTGGCGTTTATTGCCATTGAATCATTGGGGAACTGCTCTATTAATTTATTAAAAGTATCAATGGCTTTTTCAAATTTATTGTTTTTATAGTAAAGTTCCGCCCCTGAATATAAAGCGTTCATAGCCAGGTTGCTTTCCGGATACTTTTCGTAAAATTCAAGCATCATGTCGGGATTTTCCTGTTTTTCCGCTTTTACAAACATAGCCCTCTGCATTCCCTCTTCCACGTTCTGTATCTTATTGCTGTCAGGGTATTTTTTAAGAAAATCATTGTACGCTTTGACGGCATCCGCTTCTTTGCCCGAATTGTAATAAACTTCCGCTATCGCAAGCATTGAATCTTCGGCAAATTCAGTGTCAGGAAACTTTGCCATTACCTGCCTGTACCAGTCTATCGCGGTCTGATACTGCTGGGCTTTAAAATAAATGTCAGCGGCTTTAAATGTTGATTCCGCCGCCCTTTTGCTTTTGGGATAATTAATAGCGGATGTTTTCCACGATTCCAGCGCGTCGCCATACGCTTCCAATATCTCCTGGGCTTTACCTTTCTGAAAAAGAGCTTCGGCGGTAAGTTCGCCGTCTTTATCCTTGGCGTGGGCATAGGCAAATTCCGTGTATTTGCTGATTGCCGTTTCAAAATTCTTTTCGCTGAAATAAGAGTGCGCTATTAATATTTCGCACGCGTTCTTAACTTCGGAATTTGAAAGATTGCTGTTTATTACATCCCTTGCCATTGTCCTTGCGCCCTGAAAATTTTCAAGTTCATAATAACACCAGGCAAGGTTTGCCCTTGCTTCATTTGTAATGTCGCTTTCATAATAGTCGTCAAGTATGGACTTAAATGCCTTCGCGGCAGGCCCAAAAAGACCGGTTTTAAAATAAGCCTGCCCAAGGTAAAAATACGACCTTGCCCTTATTTTCTTGCCTTCAGGATCCTTAAATTTGGCGGAAAGCTGATTTAATGAATGCGCCACTTCCGTGGCAACCATATCATACTGTTTCTGATTATAGTATGAAAGCGCCATCATTAAAAGCGCGGCTTCCGATATATTGCCGTAATTGAATTTTTCAAGAATAAACCTGTAACGCGCCACAGCCTGGTCATACTGTTTTTTATTGTAATTGGCATTGCCTAAAAGGTAATAACCCGTGGCAATGTCATCATGAGTGGTGAATTTCTGAGTAAAACTTGTAAGAGTTTCTTCCGCTTTGTCATACTGCCCAAGGTTAAGATAACACCAGCCGGCCCTTAACTGCGCGGAAGCCAGCGCGTCATATATTGTGGGATAATCGCTTATAACTTTTTCATAAGAAACAAGCGCGCCTTTATTGTCATTAAGTATCCTTGCGCATTCGCCCGATAAATACCTGGCATAAGCTTTTACCCTTGCGTCGCCGTTTCCCGCCATAACATTATCGTATGCTTTTGCCGCTTCTTTATACTTTCTGTCATTAAAAAGCGTGGACGCGTATTTTAAAGAAGCGTAAGGCGCAAGTTCGCTTGTGGGAAACCTTAACAAAAAGGTTCTATAGTCAGCGGCGGCAACCGGGAAATTAAGCCCTTTATAAAAAGCCTCCGCTTTATTATACTGCGCGCTTTCAAGGTATTTGCTTGTTTTAAACTCTTCGCCAAGTTTTTTAAAGGCGGTGGCGGCTTCAAGATATTTGCCGGATTTCGTAAGGCTGTGGCCAAGGTAATAATACGCCGCATCAGTCTTTATCCTTTTAAGTTTTTCAGCGGCCGCATCGTACCTTTCAAGATAAAAATCTATGATGCCGCCTATAAGTTTTACTTTTTCATCCGCCGCATAGAACGGATTCTTTTCAAGAAACTGGGTAAGTTCCCTGTCCGCTTTTTTATATTCAAGAAGGTTAAGGTGCGAAAGCGCCGTCACATAAACAGCTTCCATATGAAAAACGCTTGATGA
This window harbors:
- a CDS encoding TonB family protein, which codes for MFAGDFDVKGTSGSFAFSITVHILAFLMFLSFQAKQKRTLADYTLTEITMMETVPDEQKPVEIQKPKSMADMFKQLIPIKQSAPKVELAKPQAMMEKPKLEMSKPQALALDKMAKLDPAMKKIDISNEIGKTKLSPAQIKAVELNQSQQRQIATTSQKVSLSSQKPSTSFLPSARPGISTMKSSQPALKPETIKIDKPTPVVKAAAQEKIEIAPKKGALLITGQIANRRVLRAAKPTYPLWAQEKNIQAEVFINVTVKPDGSVKDNAYIQTSSGYGELDQLAMEAIMQFMFSPSVGSADESGVVVFRFQLER
- a CDS encoding biopolymer transporter ExbD, with the translated sequence MSVDVGEDADPITEINVTPLVDVCLVLVIIFMVTAPMMTQSKLSVTLPKAATDESKNEDHVTITIDKDGKINVNETVVYSIAQMEPVLARKLAQSDEQVVIIKADELLENGTVMDVMEAAKKVKPKKIYFATQHKKEGI
- a CDS encoding biopolymer transporter ExbD, translated to MQAGGNSDEGITNINVTPLVDIALVLVIIFMVTAPMTVQSGIIVNSSKVTASVGKSTKSDAIQVKLTARSILINNNKVEPDQYVAQLKALLAKNEKKLVMITTDRVVQHGTLVTILDESKKAGAKTLTLMKEEKNK
- a CDS encoding MotA/TolQ/ExbB proton channel family protein; translation: MKRSWTLVLTFVLSVFFAGAVFAAEGGEAGGYQIDTLQVLRSSWVIILMLVLSIVVVGVTVERFMYFQKNKLDSDKFMAKIKGYIVDKKFEEAEEFCKNTKGNVPKVILEGLENRFLPREEVSKLMEVAHMEQKINMERYLGVLGTLGNISPFIGLLGTVLGIIKAFKDLASSAGGGPEVVMVGIAEALIATAAGLAVAIPAVVMFNIYTKRVKNIAVEMEAMAKKMLVLLANYAEGSNAGRRK
- a CDS encoding tetratricopeptide repeat protein; this translates as MKLKITFLVIILCAAVSVPVSAEDDRGKEISKDWQAAIEAYKAAPDASETIERMNNFAERWKNTNRFEAARAKYLNAEIFYKSKKYQAAHDAYKKVVDEFGSSPYADSAMYKMGECLYNMGKYTQAIELLTNFRFKFSSSVFHMEAVYVTALSHLNLLEYKKADRELTQFLEKNPFYAADEKVKLIGGIIDFYLERYDAAAEKLKRIKTDAAYYYLGHSLTKSGKYLEAATAFKKLGEEFKTSKYLESAQYNKAEAFYKGLNFPVAAADYRTFLLRFPTSELAPYASLKYASTLFNDRKYKEAAKAYDNVMAGNGDARVKAYARYLSGECARILNDNKGALVSYEKVISDYPTIYDALASAQLRAGWCYLNLGQYDKAEETLTSFTQKFTTHDDIATGYYLLGNANYNKKQYDQAVARYRFILEKFNYGNISEAALLMMALSYYNQKQYDMVATEVAHSLNQLSAKFKDPEGKKIRARSYFYLGQAYFKTGLFGPAAKAFKSILDDYYESDITNEARANLAWCYYELENFQGARTMARDVINSNLSNSEVKNACEILIAHSYFSEKNFETAISKYTEFAYAHAKDKDGELTAEALFQKGKAQEILEAYGDALESWKTSAINYPKSKRAAESTFKAADIYFKAQQYQTAIDWYRQVMAKFPDTEFAEDSMLAIAEVYYNSGKEADAVKAYNDFLKKYPDSNKIQNVEEGMQRAMFVKAEKQENPDMMLEFYEKYPESNLAMNALYSGAELYYKNNKFEKAIDTFNKLIEQFPNDSMAINANYYVAACYQELKRFEDAIAAYKAFVKNYPKHELAAEVTFNLATTAFQVKNYPEAIFYYERINEKYPDSQYANNSMYNSALAYTELGKHDNAIKIYNDFMVKFGDDDKSKGLKAYIAQIYFEQKRYVEALKAFEEVYQTGTDEEKIQALYTMGNIYGTTENFEKQIETYNRLIDVKPSDNVYRLNGLIDLAGKYEEKQAWKDAVRIYEVIKISKGTKEYVDFAANRIPTIQQAYPEVFKAKEPGAKK